Proteins found in one Planctomycetes bacterium MalM25 genomic segment:
- the ysdC gene encoding Putative aminopeptidase YsdC: MTPEAKAFFQQILETPSPSGYEQPVQRHVRAYADDWADGVRTDSHGNVIVSVNPDAPLRVMFAGHADQIGLIVTHISDEGFIYSKPIGGWDPQQLIGQRMTIHAEGGPIPAVIARKAIHLLEPDERKQVVKLKELWLDIGASGKEEAAEAVQIGDPVTLQLGYQEMRNGLANSPGMDNKTGAWVVLEAARRAKERGGLKVAVHAVATAQEEIGLRGATTSAYGVDPHAGIAVDVTHATDCPTIDKTQEGNVKLGGGPVVQRGPNVNPVMFDLLKAAGEKADLPMQWAALNRGASNDGNALQLTRAGVATGIVGLPLRYMHSAVEVISLEDLDHSADLLAEFVLGLEADTDFTPM; encoded by the coding sequence ATGACGCCCGAAGCGAAAGCCTTCTTCCAGCAGATCCTCGAGACGCCCAGTCCCTCGGGCTACGAGCAGCCGGTGCAGCGGCACGTCCGCGCCTACGCGGATGATTGGGCGGATGGGGTGCGGACCGACTCGCACGGCAACGTGATCGTCTCGGTCAATCCGGACGCTCCCCTCCGGGTGATGTTCGCCGGGCACGCCGACCAGATCGGCCTGATCGTCACCCACATCAGCGATGAGGGCTTCATCTACTCCAAGCCGATCGGTGGCTGGGACCCGCAGCAGCTCATCGGCCAGCGGATGACCATCCACGCCGAGGGGGGCCCGATCCCCGCGGTCATCGCCCGCAAGGCGATCCACCTGCTCGAGCCGGACGAGCGCAAGCAGGTGGTGAAGCTCAAGGAGCTGTGGCTCGACATCGGAGCCAGCGGCAAGGAGGAGGCCGCCGAAGCGGTGCAGATTGGTGATCCGGTCACGTTGCAACTCGGCTACCAAGAGATGCGCAACGGCCTGGCTAACTCGCCCGGCATGGACAATAAGACGGGCGCCTGGGTCGTCCTCGAAGCGGCCCGCCGCGCGAAAGAACGGGGCGGATTGAAGGTCGCCGTCCACGCCGTCGCGACGGCGCAGGAGGAGATCGGCCTCCGCGGCGCAACGACTAGCGCCTACGGCGTCGATCCGCACGCGGGCATCGCCGTGGACGTGACGCACGCGACCGACTGCCCCACCATCGACAAGACGCAGGAAGGCAACGTGAAACTGGGCGGCGGCCCGGTCGTGCAGCGTGGGCCGAACGTCAACCCGGTGATGTTCGATCTCTTGAAGGCTGCCGGCGAGAAGGCGGACTTGCCCATGCAGTGGGCCGCCCTGAACCGGGGCGCCTCGAACGACGGCAACGCCCTGCAGCTCACGCGCGCCGGCGTGGCGACCGGCATCGTCGGCCTGCCGCTCCGCTACATGCACTCCGCCGTGGAAGTGATCTCACTGGAGGACCTCGACCACTCCGCCGATCTGCTGGCGGAGTTCGTGCTGGGGCTCGAAGCGGACACCGACTTCACGCCGATGTAG
- a CDS encoding hypothetical protein (Carbon storage regulator homolog), producing MLVLSRKKNESIVINDDITIVVVEIRGDKVRLGIEAPKEVPVHRNEVYEAIRKSQASEAAAGEAPAES from the coding sequence ATGCTGGTCCTCTCGCGTAAGAAAAACGAGAGCATCGTTATCAACGACGACATCACCATCGTGGTGGTGGAAATCCGTGGTGACAAGGTGCGCCTAGGGATCGAAGCGCCCAAAGAGGTGCCCGTGCATCGCAACGAGGTGTACGAAGCGATCCGCAAGAGCCAAGCCTCCGAGGCCGCCGCGGGCGAAGCTCCGGCCGAATCTTGA
- the rsgA gene encoding Putative ribosome biogenesis GTPase RsgA: protein MGKKRRKVRANFRKNHQGSTRDRGLTRSYQQDGEDAAADHDRGERVSGKGRFTRRKTVAGAEVVEDDAGQLVLPEVDPEVCVLGRVLRVQGLVSRVLGDDGRLYACATRQLLKQLATDLRHVVAAGDRVWVRPEGTPPEDGSSQEGIIERVEPRHGVLSRTSRGRQHLIATNVDQIVVVASAAEPRLKPNLVDRYLVTAEKTGLRPIVCINKVDLIEPADLVPIVGVWSQLGYEVLPVSADTGFGVETLREKLHGKETAFTGQSGVGKSSLLNAIEPGLALRVNAVSKESDKGKHTTTTAELYPLGEALGGGFLVDTPGIRSFELWDVIPEEVAGYFRDLRPYVSNCRYPDCTHTHEDFCAVKDAVADGWIDARRYESYAHIRSGE from the coding sequence GTGGGTAAGAAGCGTCGCAAAGTGCGCGCGAACTTCCGGAAGAACCACCAAGGCTCAACGCGTGACCGTGGGCTGACACGCTCCTACCAGCAGGACGGCGAGGACGCCGCCGCCGATCACGACCGGGGCGAACGCGTCAGCGGCAAGGGACGCTTCACCCGCCGCAAGACCGTCGCCGGCGCCGAGGTGGTGGAAGACGACGCGGGTCAGCTCGTTCTGCCCGAGGTCGATCCCGAGGTCTGTGTGCTCGGGCGGGTCCTCCGCGTCCAGGGACTCGTGAGCCGAGTGCTGGGCGACGACGGGCGGCTCTACGCCTGCGCGACCCGTCAGCTGCTCAAGCAGCTGGCGACCGACCTGCGGCACGTCGTCGCCGCGGGCGATCGGGTCTGGGTCCGCCCCGAGGGGACGCCTCCCGAAGACGGGTCGTCTCAAGAGGGCATCATCGAACGCGTCGAGCCCCGCCACGGAGTGCTCAGCCGCACCAGCCGTGGTCGCCAGCACCTGATCGCGACCAACGTCGATCAGATCGTCGTCGTCGCCTCGGCGGCGGAGCCGCGGTTGAAGCCGAACCTAGTGGATCGCTACCTCGTGACCGCCGAAAAGACCGGCCTGCGTCCGATCGTCTGCATCAACAAGGTCGATCTGATCGAGCCGGCCGATCTCGTACCCATCGTGGGGGTCTGGTCCCAGCTCGGTTACGAGGTGCTGCCCGTCTCGGCCGACACGGGGTTCGGCGTCGAGACTTTGCGAGAGAAGCTGCACGGCAAGGAGACCGCCTTCACGGGGCAGAGCGGCGTCGGCAAGAGCTCCCTGCTCAACGCGATCGAGCCCGGCCTCGCCCTGCGAGTGAACGCGGTCAGCAAGGAGAGCGACAAAGGTAAGCACACCACGACGACCGCCGAGTTGTACCCGCTCGGCGAGGCGCTCGGCGGCGGCTTCCTGGTCGACACGCCCGGCATCCGGAGCTTCGAGCTGTGGGACGTGATCCCCGAGGAGGTCGCCGGCTACTTCCGCGACCTGCGGCCGTACGTGAGCAATTGCCGCTACCCGGATTGCACGCACACGCACGAAGACTTCTGCGCGGTGAAGGACGCGGTCGCCGACGGTTGGATCGACGCTCGCCGCTACGAGAGCTACGCGCACATCCGCTCGGGGGAGTGA
- the glcK gene encoding Glucokinase has protein sequence MAAKVYAGIDIGGTNIKIGLVDDSAQTVAFESIPTQSELGPEDAARRVAETLEQLTADAGTTLADLAAVGLASPGPMDLKSGMLLCPGNLPEWHNTPLRQLFADAVGKPVHYSNDANAAAYGEYWGGAGHRFDSLVMFTLGTGVGGGIILGDLVIDGAHSCGSELGHIIIDAADDAPLNSLGIRGTLEGYCGSYGVVGRAKAAIADRFLETSLRDTLEEDEELTPLQIANAAEAGDELAIKVVLDTAKYLAIGIVTAVHSIDPEGVVIGGAMTFGGTGHPLGERFLGAIRQETNDRLIPSLRGQIAIEFAKLGGDAGYIGTAGLARAALAR, from the coding sequence ATGGCCGCCAAAGTCTACGCCGGCATCGACATCGGTGGCACGAACATCAAGATCGGCTTGGTCGATGACTCGGCCCAGACGGTCGCCTTCGAGTCGATCCCGACCCAATCCGAGCTCGGTCCGGAGGACGCCGCCCGCCGCGTCGCGGAGACGCTCGAGCAGCTGACCGCCGACGCCGGGACGACGCTCGCCGACCTGGCGGCGGTCGGCCTCGCCTCGCCGGGGCCGATGGACCTGAAGAGCGGCATGCTGCTCTGTCCGGGGAACTTGCCCGAGTGGCACAACACGCCGCTGCGTCAGCTATTCGCGGACGCGGTCGGCAAGCCGGTCCACTACAGCAACGACGCCAACGCCGCCGCCTACGGCGAGTACTGGGGAGGCGCCGGGCACCGCTTCGATTCCCTAGTCATGTTCACCCTCGGCACGGGCGTCGGTGGGGGCATCATCCTGGGGGATCTGGTGATCGACGGCGCCCACAGCTGCGGTAGCGAGTTGGGCCACATCATCATCGACGCGGCCGACGACGCCCCGCTCAACTCGCTGGGCATCCGCGGCACCCTGGAGGGCTATTGCGGCAGCTACGGCGTCGTGGGGCGGGCGAAGGCGGCGATCGCCGACCGTTTCCTCGAGACCTCACTGCGTGACACACTCGAGGAGGACGAGGAACTGACCCCGCTGCAGATCGCAAACGCCGCCGAAGCGGGGGACGAACTGGCCATCAAAGTCGTCCTCGACACCGCCAAGTACTTGGCGATCGGCATCGTCACGGCGGTGCATTCGATCGACCCCGAGGGCGTCGTCATCGGCGGCGCCATGACCTTCGGCGGCACCGGGCACCCGCTGGGCGAACGTTTCCTCGGGGCGATCCGCCAAGAGACCAACGATCGCTTGATCCCGAGCCTCCGGGGTCAGATCGCGATCGAGTTCGCCAAGCTGGGCGGCGATGCGGGCTACATCGGCACGGCGGGCCTCGCCCGCGCTGCGCTCGCCCGCTAG
- a CDS encoding Peptidase M16 inactive domain protein — MTLRNTSQDALSTDRRARVHRLANGLSIIGEPAGGFQSAAFSLMLPAGCRYDPADRLGLANFTCEMALRGAGDRDNRQLMNDLDALGVERGESVGLSHTSFWVSTLGDNLPAALAIFADIARRPRLPEEELEAGRQVCLQELRGAEDDPSQKLMHELRLRHYGRPYGLHSGGLAEHVAAMTIDDVRGFQTRHYQPHEAILAVAGAFDWDAFCEQAETLFGDWASQGPAEESPAAAGEGNGHLEFDSSQAHVGIAYPSTPYSHDDYFQAWGANGVLSSGMSSRLFTEVREKRGLCYTVYASLQTQKDRAAVFCYAGTTAERAQETLDVTHAELLRLAEGVTAGELARLKARMKSALIMQQESTHARAGVLARDWRHLGRVRPLAEVNELVDAVTADTINDYLRRNPPGDFTIVTLGPEELRLS; from the coding sequence GTGACGCTCCGCAACACCAGCCAGGACGCCCTCTCAACCGATCGCCGAGCGCGAGTCCACCGCCTGGCCAACGGGTTGTCGATAATCGGCGAACCCGCCGGCGGGTTTCAATCCGCCGCGTTCTCCCTGATGCTGCCCGCCGGTTGTCGTTACGACCCGGCCGATCGCCTCGGGCTCGCCAATTTCACCTGCGAGATGGCTCTCCGGGGCGCCGGCGACCGCGACAACCGCCAGCTCATGAACGACCTCGACGCCCTCGGCGTCGAGCGGGGCGAGTCGGTCGGGCTCTCGCACACGTCGTTCTGGGTCAGCACCCTCGGAGACAACCTGCCGGCGGCCCTCGCGATCTTCGCCGACATCGCCCGCCGCCCTCGCCTGCCCGAGGAAGAACTCGAGGCGGGCCGCCAGGTCTGCCTGCAGGAGCTGCGAGGCGCCGAGGACGACCCGAGCCAGAAGCTCATGCACGAGCTGCGGCTGCGTCACTACGGCCGGCCCTACGGCCTCCACTCGGGTGGTCTCGCCGAGCACGTCGCCGCGATGACGATCGACGATGTTCGCGGCTTCCAGACGCGTCACTATCAGCCGCACGAGGCGATCCTCGCGGTCGCCGGCGCCTTCGACTGGGACGCATTCTGCGAGCAAGCCGAGACGCTGTTCGGCGACTGGGCCAGCCAGGGGCCTGCCGAAGAGTCGCCCGCGGCAGCCGGCGAAGGGAACGGTCACCTCGAGTTTGACTCTTCCCAAGCGCACGTCGGCATCGCCTACCCCTCGACGCCCTACAGCCACGACGACTACTTCCAAGCGTGGGGCGCGAACGGCGTGCTCTCTAGCGGGATGAGCAGCCGCTTGTTCACCGAGGTCCGCGAGAAGCGCGGGCTCTGCTACACGGTCTACGCCTCGCTGCAAACTCAGAAGGACCGCGCCGCGGTCTTCTGCTACGCGGGCACCACGGCCGAACGGGCGCAAGAGACGCTCGACGTCACCCACGCCGAGCTGCTCCGCCTCGCGGAGGGCGTCACCGCGGGCGAACTCGCACGGCTCAAAGCCCGTATGAAGAGCGCTCTAATCATGCAGCAAGAGTCGACCCACGCCCGGGCGGGCGTGCTGGCGCGCGACTGGCGCCACCTGGGCCGTGTCCGCCCGCTGGCCGAAGTCAACGAGCTGGTCGACGCGGTCACCGCGGACACCATCAACGATTACCTCCGCCGGAACCCGCCGGGCGATTTCACGATTGTCACGCTCGGCCCCGAAGAGCTTCGGTTGAGCTGA
- the ycfH gene encoding putative deoxyribonuclease YcfH → MLFDTHAHLDQRAFADDLAEVLARAASAGVGEVNAIGVDADSSRAIVALAKAHPAIHPVVGIQPNDVGEAKPGDWDEIVRLAGEPGVVGLGETGLDRYWDATPIDQQRDYFDRHLRLSQATGLAFVVHMRECEGDVFEMLREARERGPLRGVMHSFTGTVAGAAEAVELGLHVSFAGMVTFKKSDALREVAKSVPLDRLLVETDAPYLSPEPVRKIKRNEPGHVAHTARHLAELRGESFDDLARQTTSNAKALFKPLA, encoded by the coding sequence ATGCTCTTCGACACCCACGCGCACCTCGACCAGCGGGCATTCGCCGACGATCTAGCCGAGGTCTTGGCGCGGGCCGCTTCGGCCGGAGTAGGCGAGGTCAACGCGATCGGCGTCGACGCCGATTCAAGCCGAGCCATCGTCGCTCTCGCCAAAGCCCACCCCGCGATCCACCCGGTGGTGGGCATCCAGCCGAACGATGTCGGTGAAGCGAAGCCAGGCGACTGGGACGAGATCGTCCGCCTGGCTGGTGAGCCGGGAGTGGTCGGCCTCGGCGAGACGGGCCTCGACCGTTATTGGGACGCCACGCCGATCGACCAACAACGCGATTACTTCGACCGACACTTGCGGCTGTCGCAAGCGACGGGCCTCGCGTTCGTCGTCCACATGCGCGAGTGCGAAGGGGACGTCTTCGAGATGCTCCGCGAAGCCCGCGAGCGCGGCCCTCTGCGCGGCGTGATGCACAGCTTCACGGGCACGGTCGCCGGCGCCGCCGAGGCGGTCGAGCTCGGCCTCCACGTCAGCTTCGCCGGCATGGTGACCTTCAAGAAGTCGGACGCCCTACGCGAGGTTGCGAAGAGCGTGCCCCTCGATCGGCTGCTCGTTGAGACCGACGCCCCGTATCTCTCGCCCGAGCCAGTCCGCAAGATCAAGCGGAACGAACCGGGACACGTCGCTCACACGGCGAGGCACCTGGCCGAGCTTCGCGGCGAGAGCTTCGACGACCTCGCCCGACAGACAACGTCCAACGCTAAGGCGCTGTTTAAGCCACTAGCCTGA
- the cbiX gene encoding Sirohydrochlorin cobaltochelatase, translating into MLKERLTDELELNPAKVGVVVVDHGSRRAESNELLHEVVALFERVSGMPIVEPAHMELAEPSIAAAFARCVQRGAETVVVFPYFLSPGRHWSKDIPRLAAEAASQHPGVRHQVTSPLGLHELMAEVMGERIAQCLRRSLRDSEPCDLCKPTAGCVMHGEDASR; encoded by the coding sequence GTGTTGAAAGAACGCCTCACCGACGAGTTGGAACTCAACCCGGCGAAGGTCGGCGTCGTGGTGGTCGATCACGGCTCGCGTCGCGCCGAGAGCAACGAGCTGCTGCACGAGGTCGTCGCCCTGTTCGAGCGGGTCTCCGGCATGCCGATCGTCGAGCCGGCTCACATGGAGCTGGCGGAACCCTCCATCGCGGCGGCGTTCGCGCGGTGTGTCCAGCGCGGGGCGGAGACGGTCGTCGTCTTCCCCTACTTCCTCTCGCCCGGACGCCACTGGTCGAAAGACATCCCGCGGCTAGCAGCGGAAGCCGCCAGTCAGCACCCCGGCGTCAGGCACCAAGTGACCTCTCCGCTCGGTCTTCACGAGCTGATGGCCGAGGTGATGGGCGAGCGGATCGCCCAGTGCTTGCGGCGTTCGCTGCGAGACTCGGAGCCCTGCGATCTCTGCAAGCCAACCGCCGGTTGCGTGATGCACGGTGAAGACGCAAGCAGGTAA
- the tal_1 gene encoding Transaldolase, with product MPTPLESLVASGTKLWLDSVDPDLVTKNIELGATGATSNPAIISDLIKTGRYDDTIAELIGEGFTDEDVAWAMADYVVSEAQHAFYWAWEETGCNDGWVSFELDPLIEDPKLDLPHAERVERYLELGKEWSTGQENRMIKVPATPAGIDALEELCASGVTLNVTLIFTQEQYERARDAVWRGAQRRESLVGFKSVYSIFISRIDVYTEKHGPELSAAAQGQVGIVNAKRIWQANQAFWADQGLDLDQEIIFASTGVKSADLDPWKYLAALAGSDIQTNPPGTNDAAQASGLVFDRQVDSPTPPEIASAIDAGVDFAHLEETLMREGVQKFVDPQRALLAAIAAKRAELTTA from the coding sequence ATGCCCACGCCACTCGAATCCCTCGTCGCCTCGGGCACGAAGCTGTGGCTCGACTCGGTCGATCCCGATCTGGTCACCAAGAACATCGAACTGGGCGCCACCGGCGCGACCAGCAACCCGGCGATCATCTCGGACTTGATCAAGACCGGACGTTACGATGACACAATCGCCGAGCTGATCGGCGAGGGATTCACCGACGAGGACGTCGCCTGGGCGATGGCCGACTACGTGGTGAGCGAAGCCCAGCACGCGTTCTACTGGGCCTGGGAGGAGACCGGCTGCAACGACGGCTGGGTCAGCTTCGAGCTCGACCCGCTCATCGAGGATCCCAAGCTCGATCTGCCGCACGCCGAACGCGTGGAACGGTATCTTGAGCTCGGCAAGGAATGGAGCACCGGCCAAGAGAACCGCATGATCAAAGTCCCCGCCACGCCGGCGGGGATCGACGCGTTGGAAGAGCTCTGTGCGTCGGGCGTGACGCTCAACGTGACGCTCATCTTCACCCAGGAGCAATACGAACGCGCCCGCGACGCCGTTTGGCGGGGCGCCCAGCGGCGCGAGTCGCTCGTTGGATTCAAGAGCGTCTACAGCATCTTCATCTCACGGATCGACGTGTACACCGAGAAGCACGGCCCCGAGCTGTCCGCCGCCGCGCAGGGTCAGGTCGGCATCGTGAACGCCAAGCGGATCTGGCAGGCGAACCAGGCCTTCTGGGCGGATCAAGGGCTCGACCTCGATCAAGAGATCATCTTCGCCAGCACGGGGGTGAAGTCGGCAGACCTCGACCCGTGGAAGTACCTCGCCGCGCTCGCCGGCAGCGACATCCAAACGAACCCACCCGGCACGAACGACGCCGCGCAGGCAAGCGGCCTGGTGTTCGACCGGCAGGTCGACTCGCCCACGCCCCCCGAAATCGCCTCGGCGATCGACGCCGGCGTTGACTTCGCGCACCTGGAAGAGACCCTCATGCGTGAGGGGGTCCAGAAGTTCGTCGATCCGCAGCGGGCGTTGCTCGCCGCGATCGCGGCGAAGCGGGCCGAGCTGACGACGGCTTAG
- the ptrA gene encoding Protease 3 precursor, which yields MPFQQHPLANGLQVIAEVDPCALSLAVGFFVKTGSRDETAAEAGVSHFLEHMVFKGTPKRSAEDVNREFDELGAHYNAFTSEESTVYYASLLPEHQAEAIELLADILRPSLRTEDFDMEKKVILEEIEMYLDQPPYGMDDHVKRLAFGEHPIASSVLGTAESVGALTPEAMRAYFDRRYSPGNVVLAAAGNVDFDALVSQAEAACSGWSPAEAPREAPPAIVTPRREAVVQENATQQYALILGGAPSGLSDDRYAAKLLATILGDDASSRLYWRLVDSGLAESASLGHYDYQGVGMFYTWLSGEPDDLEANLALVEETLASAVNEPPTEEELSQAKSKIKSRVVLGSERPRSRLFHLGGGWQMRGDYRSLEEELRRLDAVTTDDLLRVATEHPLDRSAVVTVGPRTDIRL from the coding sequence ATGCCCTTCCAGCAACACCCCCTCGCCAACGGCCTTCAGGTCATCGCCGAAGTCGATCCTTGCGCGTTGTCGTTGGCGGTGGGGTTCTTCGTCAAAACCGGCTCGCGCGACGAGACCGCCGCCGAGGCGGGCGTGAGCCATTTCCTTGAGCACATGGTGTTCAAGGGGACCCCCAAACGCTCCGCGGAGGACGTGAACCGCGAGTTCGACGAGCTGGGCGCCCACTACAACGCGTTCACAAGCGAAGAGAGCACGGTCTACTACGCGTCGCTGCTGCCCGAGCACCAAGCCGAAGCGATCGAGCTCTTGGCCGACATCCTCCGCCCGAGCCTCCGCACGGAGGACTTCGACATGGAGAAGAAGGTCATCCTCGAAGAGATCGAGATGTACCTCGACCAGCCGCCCTACGGCATGGACGACCACGTCAAGCGACTCGCTTTCGGCGAGCACCCGATCGCTTCCAGCGTGCTCGGCACGGCGGAGTCGGTCGGCGCGCTAACGCCCGAGGCGATGCGGGCGTACTTCGATCGCCGCTACTCGCCGGGCAACGTCGTGCTGGCCGCCGCGGGCAACGTCGACTTCGACGCCCTCGTGTCGCAGGCCGAGGCCGCTTGCTCCGGGTGGAGCCCCGCCGAAGCGCCCCGCGAGGCGCCGCCGGCAATCGTTACTCCGCGTCGCGAAGCGGTGGTGCAAGAGAACGCCACGCAGCAGTACGCCCTGATCCTGGGCGGAGCGCCGAGCGGGCTGTCCGACGATCGCTACGCCGCCAAGTTGCTCGCCACGATCCTGGGCGACGACGCCAGCAGCCGTCTCTACTGGCGTCTGGTCGACTCGGGCCTCGCCGAGTCAGCGAGCCTCGGCCACTACGATTACCAGGGCGTCGGCATGTTCTACACCTGGCTCAGCGGCGAGCCGGACGACCTCGAGGCGAACCTCGCCCTGGTCGAAGAGACGCTCGCCTCGGCGGTCAACGAACCGCCCACCGAGGAAGAACTCTCGCAGGCGAAGAGCAAGATCAAATCGCGCGTGGTGCTCGGCAGCGAGCGCCCGCGGAGCCGGCTCTTTCACTTGGGGGGTGGCTGGCAGATGCGGGGCGACTATCGTTCCCTCGAAGAGGAACTCCGCCGGCTCGACGCGGTCACAACCGACGACCTCTTGCGGGTCGCGACCGAGCACCCGCTCGACCGGTCGGCCGTGGTCACCGTCGGCCCGCGGACCGACATCCGGCTCTAG
- the rhlE gene encoding ATP-dependent RNA helicase RhlE: MQFSELDLATPLLNAVKKSGYETATPIQAQAIPIILSGADLIGCAQTGTGKTAAFTLPMLDRMLNSPRGRAPQGKPRALVLSPTRELAAQIGVSLDKYGKQTKLRQTVVYGGVSQFHQVKALRRGVETLVATPGRLLDLMSQKHIDLSEVEFLVFDEADQMLDMGFLPDLKRIVAAVPSERQTLMFSATMPKEIRKLAQQWLHEPESVETARVSATADRIAQSVHLVDKKKKIGLLTHFLGSTPRGRTLVFSRTKHGADKIVKQLKRDGVHAAAIHGNKTQGARTRAIEQFKGKNPPVLIATDIAARGLDISGVSHVVNFDLPETPETYVHRIGRTGRAGAEGVAISFCAGDERGLLHQIERLTKQRLKVEPTVAGFQPTDPIVAIAPAGGKRGRRPGGPRGGAGKGGGPKAGAKPGSRRKKRPHGAKAQGAKSHGSKSHGAKASGGKSQGAKPQGAAQGTKPQGGAKPKRKPAAAKRRKAL, translated from the coding sequence ATGCAATTCTCTGAACTCGATCTCGCCACGCCCCTTCTCAACGCCGTTAAGAAGTCGGGCTACGAGACAGCCACCCCGATCCAAGCCCAGGCGATCCCGATCATCCTGTCGGGCGCCGACCTGATCGGCTGCGCCCAAACCGGCACCGGCAAGACGGCCGCCTTCACGCTGCCGATGCTCGACCGAATGCTCAACTCGCCCCGCGGCCGAGCGCCGCAGGGCAAGCCCCGGGCGCTGGTCCTCTCCCCCACACGCGAGCTCGCCGCCCAGATCGGCGTGAGCCTCGACAAGTACGGAAAGCAGACCAAGCTCCGGCAGACGGTCGTCTACGGCGGCGTCTCGCAGTTCCACCAAGTGAAGGCGCTCCGCCGGGGCGTCGAGACACTGGTCGCCACCCCAGGCCGGCTGCTCGACTTGATGTCGCAGAAGCACATCGACCTGTCGGAGGTCGAGTTCCTCGTCTTCGACGAAGCGGACCAGATGCTCGACATGGGCTTCCTGCCCGATCTCAAGCGGATCGTCGCCGCCGTGCCGAGCGAGCGCCAGACGCTCATGTTCTCCGCCACGATGCCCAAGGAGATCCGCAAGCTCGCGCAGCAGTGGCTGCACGAGCCCGAGTCGGTCGAGACGGCGCGGGTCTCAGCGACCGCGGATCGGATCGCCCAGTCGGTGCACCTAGTTGATAAGAAGAAGAAGATTGGCCTGCTGACGCACTTCCTCGGCTCCACGCCGCGGGGTCGGACGCTCGTCTTTAGCCGCACGAAGCACGGCGCCGACAAGATCGTCAAGCAGCTGAAACGCGATGGGGTCCACGCGGCGGCCATCCACGGGAACAAGACGCAAGGCGCTCGGACGCGAGCGATCGAGCAGTTCAAAGGCAAGAACCCGCCCGTGCTGATCGCGACCGACATCGCGGCCCGCGGCCTCGACATCAGCGGGGTGTCGCACGTGGTGAACTTCGACCTGCCCGAGACGCCCGAGACCTACGTCCACCGCATCGGCCGCACGGGTCGGGCGGGCGCCGAGGGGGTGGCGATTTCGTTCTGCGCGGGCGACGAGCGCGGCCTGCTGCACCAGATCGAACGCCTCACCAAGCAGCGTCTCAAAGTCGAACCGACCGTGGCGGGCTTCCAGCCGACCGACCCGATCGTGGCGATCGCCCCCGCGGGGGGCAAACGGGGACGCCGTCCCGGCGGCCCGCGTGGCGGCGCCGGTAAGGGCGGCGGCCCGAAGGCGGGCGCCAAGCCGGGCTCCCGTCGCAAAAAGCGTCCGCACGGCGCCAAAGCCCAGGGCGCCAAGTCGCACGGGTCCAAGTCGCACGGCGCGAAAGCTTCGGGCGGCAAGTCCCAAGGCGCCAAGCCTCAGGGAGCGGCTCAGGGAACCAAGCCCCAAGGGGGCGCTAAGCCGAAGCGCAAGCCGGCCGCGGCCAAGCGTCGCAAGGCGCTCTAA
- a CDS encoding FHA domain protein, translated as MLGELVPLGGGDPIPLLKDKLLIGRRESCDIVLRFANVSAHHCELRIEDGYLYVRDLQSRNGIKINGIRTPDGRLDPGDTLAVAKHSYRVNYSPADLGAVGPPPTEDRSREIMSTSLLSRAGLQKADVGGGRASKSSRFDPNDNSAGQIKLPGDKL; from the coding sequence ATGCTCGGCGAACTTGTGCCGCTCGGCGGCGGGGACCCGATCCCGCTGCTCAAAGACAAACTCCTGATCGGTCGCCGCGAGAGCTGCGACATCGTCCTGCGTTTTGCTAACGTCTCGGCGCATCATTGCGAATTGCGCATCGAGGACGGATACCTCTACGTGCGCGACCTGCAGAGCCGCAACGGGATCAAGATCAATGGCATACGCACCCCCGACGGCCGGCTCGACCCGGGCGACACGTTGGCGGTGGCGAAGCACAGCTACCGCGTCAATTACTCGCCCGCCGATCTGGGGGCCGTGGGACCACCGCCCACCGAGGACCGTTCACGCGAGATCATGAGCACGTCGCTCCTCTCCCGTGCCGGTTTGCAAAAAGCGGATGTCGGCGGGGGACGCGCCAGCAAGTCGTCCCGTTTCGACCCGAACGATAACTCGGCCGGGCAGATCAAGCTGCCGGGCGATAAGCTCTAG